A genomic segment from Stenotrophomonas maltophilia encodes:
- the rseP gene encoding RIP metalloprotease RseP: MTDFIGSVWWMIVSLGLLVTFHEFGHYWVGRLCGVKILRFSVGFGRPLWSRRDRHGTEFAIAAIPLGGYVKFLDEREVEVHPHERGQAFNHKTVWQRIAIVAAGPIANLLLCILLLWAMFVIGKQDYSPTIGRVSGIAASAGLASGDRVLRVDDRQVVTLGEASMALTAAAMDRRDVKLEVLDTADQVRTRTLPLSQLPAGFDERRVPILAGMYWQSWLQPALVESLTPDSVVSGQLQPGDLIVAIDGQRIDGADQVIGEIQALGRAGGPGMIEVLRGGERLALEVTPRKGQDAKGDPAWQIGVQFPTKFSPPYDTLLRYGPLDSVTVAVRETGRLAADSLGMMGRIVTGKASLQNVSGPVTIARVANVSAKRGLDWFLQFLALLSLSLCIINLLPIPILDGGHLLYYLIELVKGSPLSERAIAAGQYIGLALLAGLMGLAFYNDILGLVPR, encoded by the coding sequence ATGACTGACTTCATCGGATCGGTCTGGTGGATGATTGTCAGCCTCGGGCTGCTGGTCACGTTCCACGAGTTCGGGCATTACTGGGTCGGGCGCCTGTGCGGGGTCAAGATCCTGCGTTTCTCGGTCGGCTTCGGCCGGCCGCTGTGGTCGCGCCGCGACAGGCACGGTACCGAGTTCGCCATCGCCGCCATCCCGCTGGGTGGCTACGTGAAGTTCCTCGACGAACGCGAGGTCGAAGTCCACCCGCACGAACGCGGCCAGGCCTTCAACCACAAGACCGTCTGGCAGCGCATCGCCATTGTCGCCGCCGGCCCGATCGCCAACCTGCTGCTGTGCATCCTGCTGCTGTGGGCGATGTTCGTGATCGGGAAGCAGGATTACTCGCCCACCATCGGCCGCGTCAGCGGCATCGCCGCCAGTGCCGGCCTGGCCAGCGGCGACCGCGTGCTGCGCGTGGACGACCGCCAGGTAGTCACCCTCGGCGAGGCCAGCATGGCGCTGACAGCGGCCGCGATGGACCGCCGCGACGTGAAGCTGGAAGTGCTGGATACGGCCGACCAGGTGCGCACGCGCACCCTGCCGCTGTCGCAGCTGCCGGCGGGTTTCGATGAACGGCGGGTGCCGATCCTGGCTGGCATGTACTGGCAGTCGTGGCTGCAGCCGGCGCTGGTCGAGTCGCTGACCCCGGATTCGGTCGTCAGCGGGCAACTGCAGCCGGGCGACCTGATCGTGGCCATCGACGGCCAGCGCATCGACGGCGCCGACCAGGTGATCGGTGAGATCCAGGCGCTGGGGCGTGCCGGTGGCCCGGGCATGATCGAGGTCCTGCGTGGCGGCGAGCGCCTGGCGCTGGAAGTCACGCCGCGCAAGGGCCAGGACGCCAAGGGCGACCCCGCCTGGCAGATCGGCGTTCAGTTCCCGACCAAGTTCAGCCCGCCGTACGACACCCTGCTGCGCTACGGCCCGCTGGACTCGGTCACCGTCGCGGTGCGTGAAACCGGCCGCCTGGCGGCCGACTCGCTGGGCATGATGGGCCGCATCGTGACCGGCAAGGCCTCGCTGCAGAACGTTTCCGGGCCGGTCACCATCGCCCGCGTGGCCAATGTCTCGGCCAAGCGCGGCCTCGACTGGTTCCTGCAGTTCCTTGCCCTGCTGTCCCTCAGCCTGTGCATCATCAACCTGCTGCCGATCCCGATCTTGGACGGCGGCCACCTGCTGTATTACCTTATCGAGTTGGTCAAGGGCAGCCCGCTGAGCGAGCGTGCCATCGCCGCCGGCCAATACATCGGCCTGGCGTTGCTGGCCGGGCTGATGGGGTTGGCGTTCTACAACGACATCCTCGGCCTGGTCCCGCGATGA